The following coding sequences lie in one Apteryx mantelli isolate bAptMan1 chromosome 6, bAptMan1.hap1, whole genome shotgun sequence genomic window:
- the CD28 gene encoding T-cell-specific surface glycoprotein CD28, producing MLLGILVVLCFIPAAHVTENKILVAQHPLLIVANKTANLVCNYTYNGTGKEFRASLHKGTDSAVEVCFVSWNMTKFSSNSNKEYNCKGIHDKDRVIFNLWNMTASQTDIYFCKIEAMYPPPYVYNEKSNGTVIHVKETPTQIQESQSPSSYWIMVAVTGVLAFYSTLITAVFINYWQKSKEKMYHQSDYMNMTPRHPPYQKNKGYPSYAPTRDYTAYRSWQP from the exons ATGCTTCTGGGGATCCTCGTGGTGCTCTGCTTCATCCCAGCCGCTCATGTAACAG AAAACAAGATTTTGGTGGCTCAGCATCCTTTGCTCATTGTAGCTAACAAAACAGCGAATCTGGTCTGCAACTACACATACAATGGGACAGGGAAGGAATTCCGAGCTTcgctgcacaaaggaacagatAGTGCAGTTGAAGTCTGCTTTGTTTCATGGAACATGACCAAATTTAGCAGTAATTCAAATAAAGAATACAACTGCAAGGGGATTCATGATAAAGACAGAGTAATCTTCAATCTTTGGAATATGACTGCCAGCCAAACCGACATTTACTTCTGCAAAATCGAGGCCATGTATCCACCCCCATATGTCTACAATGAGAAGAGCAACGGGACCGTCATTCATGTGAAAG AGACACCCACCCAAATACAAGAGTCTCAGTCTCCAAGCTCTTACTGGATTATGGTGGCAGTGACTGGAGTTCTTGCTTTCTACAGTACGCTAATAACTGCGGTCTTTATTAACTACTGG caaaaaagcaaggagaaaatgtATCATCAGAGTGACTACATGAACATGACTCCCCGGCATCCACCTTACCAAAAGAACAAGGGCTACCCATCGTATGCACCCACGCGAGACTACACTGCGTACCGCTCCTGGCAGCCGTGA